The Fusobacterium massiliense DNA window GAAGTACCTATACTAAACTCACAGCAATAGATATAGATGAAAAAGAAATACTAGCCACATCTAGAGCCATGACAACAATAAAAACAGATGTTACATTGGGTTATAAAGAAGCAGAAAAGATTATTTTTAATGACTTAGATAAGAAAATTGGAAAAAATAATTATGAAATTATAAAAAGAGTAGCCTGTTCCTCAGCAGCAGGAGGATTAAAAATAGTGGCAATAGGTTTAGTTCCAGAGTTAACGACAGAAGCAGCAAAAAAAGCTGCCTTAAGTTCTGGGGCCAGAGTTATGAAAACTTATGGTTTTTTTCTAGACGAAAACAAGATTGAAGAGTTAAGAAAAACAGACTATGATATTATTTTATTAACAGGTGGAACTAACGGTGGGAATAGAGAATATATTTTAGAAAATGCTTCAATTTTAGCTAAAAGTAATTTAAATAAACCTATCGTTGTGGCTGGAAACGAAGAAGCAAAAGGGGAAATAGTAGATATTTTTGAAAAAAATGGAATTGAATACTATTTAACTGAAAATGTTATGCCTGTTGTAAATAAGATAAACGTTGAGCCCGTTAGAGAAATAATTAGAATGGTTTTTATGAAAAATATTGTAAAAGCCAAAGGAATGGAAAATGTTCAAAAAATAGTTGGTAATATAATAATGCCAACACCTACTGCAGTATTGAAAGCAGCAGAAGTATTTTTTGAATTTCAAAATGAAGATAAGGACAAAAGTTCTCTATTGGTTGTAGATATTGGAGGAGCCACTACTGATGTTCATTCTATTGGAAAAGGCTTACCTGATAATAATAGTGTTCAGATAAAGGGTATGGAAGAGCCGTATTCTAAAAGAACCGTTGAAGGAGACCTTGGCATGAGATATTCAGCTATGGCACTCTATGAAGCAACAACTTTAAATAAAATAAGAACACATTTAGGAACTAAGGATTCTAAAGTAGATATAAGAGAAAATTTTATATATAGGCAAAACAATCCTCAATTTGTTTCAGAAATTCAAGAAGATGTTGAATTTGATGAGATGATGGCAAAGATTTGTGTGGAGATAGCAATTAACAGACATGTAGGAATTTTAGAATGTGTATACTCACCTATGGGAACTATATTTGCTCAGAGTGGTAAAGATCTTAGAAATGCAAAATATGTTGTAGGTACAGGAGGAGCAATAATTAATAGTAGAAATCCAATAAAAATATTGGAACAATCTCTTTTTGAAGAGGATACACTAATGCTAAAACCAAAGTATCCTAAATTTTTAGTAGATAAAAAATATATTATGTCATCTATGGGATTATTGGGAAATGACTATAGAGATGTAGCATATGAAATTATGAAAAAATATTTGATTGAAGTGTAGGGGGATTTTAATGTCTATTGTATTCAAGCAGATTGAAGAAGACATATTTTTAGAAAATAGAGAAAAATTTTTAGATAAGCATAAAAATTTTGATAATTTTGATTTAGAAACAGCTATAAGATTTCATAAGTCTTTATCAGAAACAAAAAATTTTTCTCAGAAAATAAAAAAGATGAAGAAAATAGGTAAAAAATTAATACAGGCCTATACTAAAGAAACATTATTAGAAGATATAATAGAGAATTTGGAAAATTTAAGTAAAGTAGGACAAGCAGATATTCTTTCAATAATTATTGATTCCCATACAAGAGAGAATAATTATGAAAATGCTAAAAGAGGATTAGAAGACTCTATGAAAGCAAATAAAAGTCTTTTAAATGGTTTTCCACTTATAACTTATGGAGTAAAATTATGTAGAAAAATAGTGAATGATACAGAGGTTCCTATACAGATAAAACATAGTTCACAAGATGCAAGGCTTTTAGCTGAAATGTCTTTTTTGAGTGGATTTTCATCTTTAGATGGGGGAGGAATAAGCCATAATATTCCTTTCAGTAAGTCGGTTCAAGTAAAAAGTAGTATTGAAAAATGGAGATATGTTGATAGATTAGTAGGTTATTATGAGGAAAGAGGAGTTCATATTAATAGAGAAATATATTCTCCACTTACAGCCACTTTAATTCCACCTTCTATATCTAATTCAATACAAATATTAGAAACTTTACTTGCTGTTGAGCAAGGAGTAAAGAATATAAGCATAGGAGTTGCTCAATATGGAAATATTATTCAAGATATAGCTAGTTTACAAGCACTTAGAGAACAAGTAGCGGAGTATTTAGAAAAATTTTCCTTTAAAGATATAGAAATTAATACTATTTTTAATCAATGGATAGGAGGCTTTCCAAACGATGAAATGAAATCATATTCGTTGATTTCTTATGGAGCTACAGTTGGAGCTTTTTCAAAAGCAGATAGAATATTTGTAAAAAATCCAGAAGAATATAATAAAAATTCTCTATCAAATACCATGATAAATTCTTTGTTCTTAACAAGAGCTATTTTGGAAATTGAAGAATGTCAGGATATAAAATTTAATGAAGAAATACTTTTTGAAAAGGAATTAATAAAAAAAGAAACAAAGAGTATAATTGAAAAAATATTTTCATTATCTGAAAATTCATCATTGGAAGATGGAATTTCAAGAGCGTTTGAGGAGGGGATAATAGATATTCCTTTTGCTCCATCAAAATATAATTTGGGGAAAGTTATGCCAGCTAGAGATTTAGAGGGTATGATAAGATATCTTGATATAGGAAATTTACCCTTTGATAATGAAATAAAAAATATTCACTTAGAAAAATTAAAAGCAAGAGCAGAAAAAGAAAAGAGAGAACTTGATTTTCAGATGACAATAGAAGATATATTTGCTTCTAGTGAGGGGAAATTGTTGAAAAATAAGTAAAAAATAATCCCTGATATCCATATTAGATAAAAAGTTTTTATATAAAAACTCATATGGATAATTAGGGATTTTATTTTCATATAGAAAAAGTATAAATTTAATAATCTATAAATAATCTCCAACGTCAGTATTAGTTAGAAGAGCCTATACTTACTAAGCTCGTAAACTTATACGGCTGTCAAGAGACTTTATTTTTTATTTTACATAAGTTAAATATTTTTTAGATAATTCATGAGTTCCTTGAACTAACTTGAAAAATTCTTTTTGTATAGCTTTAGTAACAGTTTTTGCTCCATTTCCAACATTTATATGGTCAACAGAATAAACAGGTGTAATTTCTGCAGCTGTACCTGTTAAAAATAATTCATCACAAGTATAAAGAAGTTCTCTAGGTATAGATTTTTCAATAACTTCATATCCAAGTTCTTTAGCAAGAGTAATTACAGTATCTTTTGTAATTCCACCTAAAGCAGATGAAGAAAGGTTTGGAGTTATTAATTGATTATTGATAACAACAAAAAGATTTTCACCACTACCTTCACTGATATTTCCTAAATAATCTAAAGCAATTCCTTCTTCAAAACCATTAGCAAGGGCTTCCATTTTTATAAGTTGAGAACTTAAGTAGTTTCCACCAGCTTTAGCTAAAGATGGTAAAGTATTAAGAGCAGGTCTTCTCCAAGAAGATACTTGAACTTTTATACCTTTTTCAAGAGCTTCTTCTCCTAGATATGCACCCCAACTCCATGCAGCAATAGCAAGGTCAACAGGACATCTAGTAGGGTTAACTCCAAGCTCAAAATATCCACGATAAGCAATAGGTCTTATATAACCTTGTTCCAAATTATTAGCTTTTACAGTATCAATAATAGCTTGTTCAACTTCTTCATGTGTATAAGGAATTTCTGTTCTATAAATTTTTGCAGAATCGAACAATCTTTTAACATGTTCCTTTAATCTAAAAATAGCTGGACCATTTTCAGTTTTATAAAGTCTTATACCTTCAAAAAATGAGCTCCCATAATGAACAACATGAGATAGCACATGTATGTTTGCTTCATCGTGATTTACTAATTTACCATTCATCCAAACTTTCTTTGTATTAATCATTCCGATCACTCCTAAAAAATAATAAATAAAATCCCTAGACAATTGTATAAGTTTTATGGGCTCAATAAACACAGGCCCTTCAACTAATACAGATGCCAGGGATTTAATATAAATAAAATATTGTTTATATCACTTAAAATTATATTTTTATTATGATAACCTATATTTATCAAAAAATCAAGTAAGTAATAAATGAAATTAATAAAATTTTACACATTCCTATAAAATAAATGAAGTCTCTTGATAGCCATATGAGTTCTACGAGCTCAATAAACACAGGCTCTACGAACTAATACGGACATCAGAGACTAATTTTACTATTTAACTTTATACTTTCTTAGTATAATAAATGAAGTCTCTTGACCACCGTATGAGTTCTACGAGCTCAATAAACACAGGCTCTACGAACTAATACGGACGTCAGAAACTAAAATTTTCTATTTAATTTTATACATTCCTATATAATAAAAAATGTTATATAATTAAAAAATAGCTAATTAATAAATAAGGAGGCTTATGCTGTGGACAAAAAAATAGAAGAATTTGTAGAAATAATAAAAAAATCAAGACATTTAGTATTTTTTACAGGGGCAGGTGCTTCAACTGACAGTGGATTAAAAAGTTTTAGAGGAAAAGATGGCTTATATAGCACTTTGTATAAAGGAAAGTATAGACCTGAAGAAATATTGAGTTCAAATTTCTTTTATTCAAATAGAAATATTTTTATGGAATATATTGAAAATGAATTAAATATTAATGGAATAAAACCTAATAAAGGTCATTTAGCTTTAGCAGAATTAGAAAAAAAGGGTATATTAAAGGCTGTAATAACTCAAAATATAGATGATTTACACCAAATGGCTGGAAATAAAAATGTATTAGAATTACATGGTAGTTTAAAAAGATGGTATTGTTTATCTTGTAATAAAAAAGATAGTCATAATTTTTCTTGTAATTGTGGAGGAATAGTTAGACCAGAAGTGACTTTATATGGTGAAAATTTAGATGAGATAGTTGTTGAAAAGGCAATAAAAGAAATTGAAAAAGCAGATACTTTGGTTATAGCAGGAACTAGCTTAACAGTTTATCCGGCAGCATACTACATTAATTATTTTCATGGGGATAATTTGATAATTATTAATAATGAAGAAACTCAATATGATAACAGAGCTAAAATTGCTTTT harbors:
- a CDS encoding methylaspartate mutase subunit E, with the protein product MSIVFKQIEEDIFLENREKFLDKHKNFDNFDLETAIRFHKSLSETKNFSQKIKKMKKIGKKLIQAYTKETLLEDIIENLENLSKVGQADILSIIIDSHTRENNYENAKRGLEDSMKANKSLLNGFPLITYGVKLCRKIVNDTEVPIQIKHSSQDARLLAEMSFLSGFSSLDGGGISHNIPFSKSVQVKSSIEKWRYVDRLVGYYEERGVHINREIYSPLTATLIPPSISNSIQILETLLAVEQGVKNISIGVAQYGNIIQDIASLQALREQVAEYLEKFSFKDIEINTIFNQWIGGFPNDEMKSYSLISYGATVGAFSKADRIFVKNPEEYNKNSLSNTMINSLFLTRAILEIEECQDIKFNEEILFEKELIKKETKSIIEKIFSLSENSSLEDGISRAFEEGIIDIPFAPSKYNLGKVMPARDLEGMIRYLDIGNLPFDNEIKNIHLEKLKARAEKEKRELDFQMTIEDIFASSEGKLLKNK
- a CDS encoding NAD-dependent protein deacylase, yielding MDKKIEEFVEIIKKSRHLVFFTGAGASTDSGLKSFRGKDGLYSTLYKGKYRPEEILSSNFFYSNRNIFMEYIENELNINGIKPNKGHLALAELEKKGILKAVITQNIDDLHQMAGNKNVLELHGSLKRWYCLSCNKKDSHNFSCNCGGIVRPEVTLYGENLDEIVVEKAIKEIEKADTLVIAGTSLTVYPAAYYINYFHGDNLIIINNEETQYDNRAKIAFRENFATVMNEVLKIIKNH
- the glmL gene encoding methylaspartate mutase accessory protein GlmL translates to MKKIYMTIDFGSTYTKLTAIDIDEKEILATSRAMTTIKTDVTLGYKEAEKIIFNDLDKKIGKNNYEIIKRVACSSAAGGLKIVAIGLVPELTTEAAKKAALSSGARVMKTYGFFLDENKIEELRKTDYDIILLTGGTNGGNREYILENASILAKSNLNKPIVVAGNEEAKGEIVDIFEKNGIEYYLTENVMPVVNKINVEPVREIIRMVFMKNIVKAKGMENVQKIVGNIIMPTPTAVLKAAEVFFEFQNEDKDKSSLLVVDIGGATTDVHSIGKGLPDNNSVQIKGMEEPYSKRTVEGDLGMRYSAMALYEATTLNKIRTHLGTKDSKVDIRENFIYRQNNPQFVSEIQEDVEFDEMMAKICVEIAINRHVGILECVYSPMGTIFAQSGKDLRNAKYVVGTGGAIINSRNPIKILEQSLFEEDTLMLKPKYPKFLVDKKYIMSSMGLLGNDYRDVAYEIMKKYLIEV
- a CDS encoding branched-chain amino acid transaminase is translated as MINTKKVWMNGKLVNHDEANIHVLSHVVHYGSSFFEGIRLYKTENGPAIFRLKEHVKRLFDSAKIYRTEIPYTHEEVEQAIIDTVKANNLEQGYIRPIAYRGYFELGVNPTRCPVDLAIAAWSWGAYLGEEALEKGIKVQVSSWRRPALNTLPSLAKAGGNYLSSQLIKMEALANGFEEGIALDYLGNISEGSGENLFVVINNQLITPNLSSSALGGITKDTVITLAKELGYEVIEKSIPRELLYTCDELFLTGTAAEITPVYSVDHINVGNGAKTVTKAIQKEFFKLVQGTHELSKKYLTYVK